One window from the genome of Echinicola vietnamensis DSM 17526 encodes:
- a CDS encoding Gfo/Idh/MocA family protein, whose amino-acid sequence MNLKDKNQRREFLKASALVTGGMMLSPLSIPGAYAAGSDEIKIALIGCGGRGTGAAFQAFGTDQNIKLVAMADAFRDRLDDSYKALSSKIGTEKVIVPEDKKFVGFDGYKHAIAEADVVLLATPPGFRPIHFEEAIRQGKHVFMEKPVATDANGIRRVIKAAEQAKAQKLNVVVGLQRRYQDNYIETIKRIEDGAIGDIVGGHVYWNGGGVWTRARQPEQTEMEYQMRNWYYFNWLCGDHITEQHVHNIDIANWIKGGYPVKAEGTGGRMVRTGLDTGEIFDHHSVRFTYADGTVIDSECRHFPGAFNKVDESFVGTKGRAYMNAGNVGKLSDLKGNAIYDHDGKGNINPYQQEHNKLFAAIVKGEYMYEDATRSAMSTMTSILGRNATYSGKEISWDEAFNSDIDLMPDKFAWDALPKVLPDENGLYPHAIPGQTKVV is encoded by the coding sequence ATGAACCTAAAAGATAAAAACCAAAGAAGAGAATTCCTAAAAGCGTCTGCTTTGGTCACAGGAGGGATGATGCTCAGTCCATTATCCATTCCTGGTGCCTATGCAGCGGGAAGTGATGAAATTAAGATTGCCTTGATTGGCTGTGGTGGTCGAGGTACTGGAGCGGCGTTTCAAGCCTTTGGTACGGACCAAAACATTAAGTTGGTAGCCATGGCCGATGCATTCAGGGACAGGCTGGACGACAGTTACAAAGCATTATCCTCCAAAATCGGAACGGAAAAAGTGATAGTGCCAGAAGATAAAAAATTCGTCGGTTTTGATGGATATAAGCATGCAATAGCAGAAGCTGATGTGGTATTATTGGCAACGCCTCCTGGATTCAGACCTATCCATTTTGAAGAAGCCATTCGTCAGGGGAAACATGTTTTCATGGAAAAACCTGTAGCTACGGATGCCAATGGGATCCGCCGGGTGATTAAAGCTGCAGAGCAAGCAAAAGCCCAAAAGCTCAATGTGGTGGTAGGATTGCAAAGAAGGTACCAGGACAACTACATCGAAACCATCAAGCGCATCGAAGACGGGGCGATTGGGGATATCGTCGGTGGACATGTCTATTGGAATGGAGGAGGTGTATGGACTCGTGCACGGCAACCTGAACAAACTGAAATGGAATATCAGATGCGCAACTGGTATTATTTCAATTGGTTGTGCGGAGACCATATTACAGAACAGCATGTACACAATATTGACATTGCCAACTGGATTAAGGGAGGATATCCGGTAAAAGCAGAGGGCACTGGCGGTAGAATGGTTCGTACGGGATTGGACACTGGTGAGATTTTTGACCACCACTCTGTGCGATTCACCTATGCGGATGGCACGGTGATCGACAGCGAATGTCGTCATTTTCCTGGCGCCTTCAATAAGGTCGATGAATCTTTTGTGGGTACCAAAGGAAGGGCTTACATGAATGCCGGAAATGTAGGGAAACTCTCAGACCTAAAAGGAAATGCAATATACGACCATGACGGTAAAGGAAATATCAATCCCTATCAGCAAGAACACAACAAACTATTTGCCGCCATTGTAAAGGGTGAATATATGTATGAAGACGCTACCAGATCGGCCATGAGTACGATGACATCTATTTTAGGAAGAAATGCCACTTATTCCGGAAAAGAGATTTCTTGGGATGAGGCATTTAATTCTGATATAGACCTGATGCCGGATAAGTTTGCTTGGGATGCCTTACCAAAGGTATTACCAGATGAAAATGGCCTTTATCCGCATGCCATCCCCGGTCAGACCAAGGTGGTCTAG
- a CDS encoding (2Fe-2S) ferredoxin domain-containing protein, whose amino-acid sequence MGKFRKFIFVCAGSDCKKNGCKGLLKDVQDLTKLDTHKGKYKIVKTKCMDFCKTGPMVVINNEVIKKSTKEKIHQILEGKLTHE is encoded by the coding sequence ATGGGAAAGTTCAGGAAATTCATATTTGTGTGTGCCGGTTCGGATTGTAAAAAAAATGGCTGTAAAGGTTTGCTCAAGGATGTCCAAGATCTTACCAAACTGGATACGCACAAAGGGAAATATAAAATTGTCAAAACCAAATGTATGGATTTTTGCAAAACGGGTCCCATGGTGGTCATTAACAATGAGGTGATCAAAAAAAGCACCAAGGAAAAAATCCATCAAATTTTAGAAGGGAAACTCACACATGAATAA
- the metH gene encoding methionine synthase produces the protein MDKKTKHNQLKLSGLEPLVFTPELNFVNIGERTNVTGSKKFARLILNGQFDEALEVALDQVRGGAQVLDVCMDEGMLDGEAAMVKYLNLIASEPEISRIPIVVDSSKWNIILAGLKCIQGKGIVNSISLKNGEDEFIHQAKTIKKFGAAVVVMAFDEDGQADTYQRRVDICKRSYDILVETVKFNPNDIIFDPNIFPVATGMEEHRSNAIDFFKATKWIKENLPGAKVSGGVSNVSFSFRGNNPVREAMHAAFLYHAIQHGMDMGIVNPTMLEVYDDIPKDLLEHVEDVLWDRRDDATERLLDFAETVKSSGKKEVASEAWRAESVEKRIEHSLVKGIIDHIESDAEEARQHLKSPLKVIEGPLMDGMNVVGDLFGSGKMFLPQVVKSARVMKKAVAYLEPFMPKAGDADFNEEKSSIKKVLLATVKGDVHDIGKNIVGVVLACNSYQIIDLGVMVDAQTIIDEAIKQDVDIIGLSGLITPSLDEMVNVASEMERQGLKIPLLIGGATTSRIHTAVKIDPVYSGTVVHVLDASKSVPVAGEAISEDTRDAYHEQIKATYAELRESHQAKQEAKKLATYEEAKANPVVIDWDHYAPTKPAKLGRTILDLDIKTLRNYIDWTPFFSTWMLSGKYPKILKDEVVGVQAQKLFDEANAMLDKVIDENWLQAKAVVGLYPVKRSGDDLAILDENLHETGTTFHFLRQQGKKGKGVPNRSLADYLHPEQVDYFGGFAVTAGLNMDKKVDAFKAEGDDYNEIMFKAIGDRLAEAAAEYMHEVVRKELWGYAPKEKLENDDLIKESYAGIRPAPGYPACPEHSEKVTLFELLDAQNSIDVHLTDSFAMLPTSSVSGFYFGHPESRYFGLGKIGEDQVESYAKRKGVSKEQAEKWLSPNLAYNPKLNPVLD, from the coding sequence ATGGATAAGAAGACTAAACATAACCAGCTCAAATTATCCGGGCTGGAACCATTGGTGTTTACACCGGAGTTGAACTTTGTCAATATCGGTGAACGGACCAATGTGACAGGTTCCAAGAAGTTTGCCCGTTTGATCTTGAACGGCCAATTTGATGAAGCTTTGGAAGTGGCTTTGGACCAAGTGAGGGGCGGAGCACAAGTATTGGATGTCTGCATGGATGAAGGGATGCTGGATGGTGAGGCAGCCATGGTGAAGTACCTTAACCTGATTGCTTCCGAACCAGAGATCAGTAGGATTCCTATTGTGGTGGACAGTTCCAAGTGGAATATTATTTTAGCGGGGCTAAAATGTATCCAAGGAAAGGGAATCGTCAACTCCATCAGTTTGAAAAATGGCGAGGACGAATTTATCCACCAAGCCAAAACCATCAAGAAGTTTGGTGCAGCCGTGGTGGTCATGGCCTTTGACGAAGATGGCCAAGCGGACACTTATCAGCGACGCGTGGACATTTGCAAACGGAGCTATGATATCCTTGTGGAAACGGTGAAGTTTAATCCTAATGATATTATCTTCGATCCCAATATCTTTCCGGTAGCTACCGGAATGGAGGAGCACCGAAGCAACGCCATAGATTTCTTCAAAGCCACAAAATGGATAAAAGAAAACCTCCCTGGGGCGAAAGTCAGCGGAGGCGTCAGCAATGTCAGCTTTTCGTTTAGGGGAAACAACCCTGTCCGTGAGGCCATGCATGCTGCATTTTTATATCATGCCATTCAGCATGGTATGGATATGGGAATTGTTAATCCCACCATGTTGGAAGTGTACGACGATATTCCAAAGGACCTGCTGGAGCATGTGGAAGATGTGCTTTGGGACAGGAGGGATGATGCTACCGAACGGTTGTTGGATTTTGCAGAGACCGTCAAGTCAAGCGGCAAAAAAGAAGTGGCCAGTGAAGCTTGGCGTGCAGAGTCAGTAGAAAAGAGGATCGAACATTCCTTGGTGAAAGGCATCATCGACCATATCGAAAGTGATGCGGAAGAAGCTCGTCAACATCTAAAAAGTCCCTTGAAGGTAATCGAAGGGCCGTTGATGGATGGCATGAACGTCGTGGGGGATCTCTTTGGGTCCGGAAAGATGTTTTTGCCCCAAGTGGTAAAATCTGCCCGGGTGATGAAAAAAGCGGTGGCTTACTTGGAACCCTTTATGCCGAAAGCAGGAGATGCTGACTTTAACGAAGAAAAGAGTTCCATCAAAAAAGTGCTGCTGGCTACGGTAAAGGGTGATGTTCACGATATCGGAAAGAATATTGTTGGTGTAGTATTGGCTTGTAACAGCTACCAGATTATCGATCTTGGCGTGATGGTGGATGCGCAGACGATCATAGATGAAGCCATTAAGCAGGATGTGGATATTATCGGGCTGAGCGGATTGATTACACCTTCCTTGGATGAAATGGTGAATGTGGCTTCAGAGATGGAAAGACAAGGGCTGAAAATTCCGCTTTTGATCGGTGGAGCTACGACGAGTAGAATTCATACGGCCGTGAAGATAGACCCGGTATACAGCGGCACGGTGGTTCATGTTCTGGATGCTTCCAAGTCGGTGCCTGTGGCAGGGGAAGCGATCAGCGAAGACACTAGAGACGCGTACCATGAGCAGATCAAGGCTACCTATGCGGAACTTCGAGAATCCCATCAAGCCAAGCAAGAAGCCAAGAAATTGGCTACATATGAGGAGGCAAAAGCCAATCCAGTCGTGATAGATTGGGATCATTACGCTCCCACAAAACCCGCCAAATTAGGTCGGACGATTCTTGATCTGGACATTAAAACCTTACGTAACTATATTGATTGGACACCATTTTTCAGTACTTGGATGCTGTCCGGTAAATATCCGAAAATCCTAAAGGACGAAGTGGTCGGCGTCCAGGCGCAAAAGCTATTTGACGAGGCCAATGCCATGCTGGACAAGGTGATCGATGAGAATTGGTTGCAGGCCAAGGCGGTGGTGGGGTTATATCCTGTTAAGCGAAGTGGCGACGACTTGGCTATCCTTGATGAAAACCTACATGAAACGGGGACCACTTTCCATTTTTTGCGGCAGCAAGGTAAAAAGGGTAAGGGCGTTCCCAATCGTTCTTTGGCCGATTACCTTCATCCCGAGCAAGTGGATTATTTTGGAGGTTTTGCGGTAACGGCCGGGTTGAACATGGACAAAAAGGTAGACGCATTCAAAGCTGAAGGCGATGATTACAACGAGATCATGTTCAAGGCCATCGGTGATCGTCTCGCAGAAGCTGCTGCCGAATACATGCATGAAGTAGTGCGAAAAGAACTTTGGGGCTATGCTCCTAAGGAAAAGCTTGAAAATGATGACCTCATCAAGGAGTCATATGCCGGCATTAGGCCTGCACCGGGCTATCCAGCTTGTCCCGAGCACTCCGAGAAAGTTACCCTGTTCGAATTGCTCGATGCCCAAAACAGCATTGATGTGCATTTGACAGATAGCTTTGCCATGCTACCGACTTCTTCGGTCAGCGGATTTTATTTTGGTCATCCTGAAAGCAGGTATTTCGGATTGGGTAAGATCGGTGAGGATCAGGTAGAAAGTTACGCCAAACGGAAAGGCGTTTCCAAAGAGCAGGCAGAAAAATGGCTTTCTCCAAATTTGGCCTATAATCCAAAATTAAACCCTGTTTTGGACTAA
- a CDS encoding 3-keto-disaccharide hydrolase translates to MYKKLSFPLALILSGMICFSCEQKKESTSTEDGWTSLFDGESLEGWKALGGEAEFIIEDDAIVGISKVNTPNTFLSTEKIFGDYILELDLKIEDETSNSGVMTRGQYDAQKGRVFGYQVEADPKERAWSGGIYDEARRGWLYPLSLNPEARKAFKLGEYNHYRIEAIGNEIKTWINGQPVAYLVDDMDSQGFIGLQVHSIGSNPDHAGRKTYFKNIKVQTENLEPKAFEKGHYVVSTIDNSLTDYEKEDGWKLLFNGTNTAGWKSAKGEEFPSKGWTVSEGVLTIAESDGSESQSFGDIITEDMYSAFDLSFQFKLSEGANSGVKYFVTLDEKTSGSAIGLEYQILDDEKHPDAKKGKNGNRTLSSLYDLITADKQPRFIKPIGEWNQGRVVVYPNNHVEHYLNGVKVLEYERGSDEYRKLVAGSKYAKWEDFGEADQGHILLQDHGNLVSFKSIKLKPLH, encoded by the coding sequence TATAAGAAATTATCTTTTCCACTTGCGCTAATTTTAAGTGGAATGATTTGTTTTTCCTGTGAACAAAAAAAGGAAAGTACCTCTACCGAAGATGGATGGACCTCACTTTTTGATGGTGAATCACTGGAAGGCTGGAAGGCTTTGGGTGGTGAAGCGGAATTTATCATAGAGGACGATGCCATCGTGGGGATATCCAAAGTAAATACCCCAAACACTTTTCTCTCCACCGAAAAGATCTTTGGCGATTACATTCTGGAATTGGACCTGAAAATTGAGGACGAAACCAGCAATTCAGGCGTGATGACCCGCGGGCAATATGATGCTCAAAAAGGCCGGGTTTTCGGCTATCAAGTAGAAGCTGACCCCAAAGAGCGTGCATGGTCTGGCGGGATCTATGATGAAGCGCGACGTGGCTGGCTCTATCCGTTAAGCTTAAACCCAGAGGCACGAAAGGCCTTCAAACTAGGAGAATACAACCACTACCGTATCGAAGCCATTGGAAATGAAATCAAAACTTGGATAAACGGGCAGCCTGTAGCCTATTTGGTGGACGACATGGACAGCCAAGGGTTTATTGGCCTTCAAGTGCATAGCATCGGGAGCAATCCTGATCATGCCGGCAGAAAAACGTACTTCAAGAACATTAAGGTCCAAACTGAAAACCTGGAGCCAAAAGCTTTTGAAAAAGGACACTATGTGGTCAGTACCATTGACAATTCGCTGACGGACTATGAAAAGGAAGATGGCTGGAAATTGCTATTTAACGGAACTAACACAGCAGGATGGAAATCAGCCAAAGGTGAAGAATTCCCATCCAAGGGATGGACAGTTAGTGAGGGGGTGCTGACGATAGCAGAATCCGATGGTAGTGAATCACAATCTTTTGGAGACATCATCACAGAAGACATGTACAGTGCTTTTGATCTTTCTTTCCAGTTCAAGCTATCCGAAGGAGCCAATAGCGGTGTGAAATACTTTGTGACGCTGGATGAAAAAACTTCAGGATCAGCCATTGGGTTAGAATATCAAATCTTGGACGACGAAAAGCATCCCGATGCCAAAAAAGGAAAAAACGGAAACAGGACCCTTTCTTCCCTGTATGACCTGATTACAGCTGACAAACAACCCCGGTTTATAAAACCAATTGGTGAATGGAACCAAGGTCGGGTGGTCGTTTACCCTAACAATCATGTAGAACATTACCTAAATGGTGTAAAAGTTCTCGAATATGAAAGAGGTTCTGATGAGTACCGTAAACTGGTGGCAGGGAGCAAATACGCCAAATGGGAAGATTTTGGAGAAGCTGATCAAGGTCACATCCTTCTTCAGGATCATGGAAACCTGGTAAGCTTCAAAAGCATCAAATTAAAACCACTACATTAA
- a CDS encoding Gfo/Idh/MocA family protein, which translates to MKTNNNRRTFIKKSVLATAGISSLGALGFSAKSYGNILGANDRLNIAICGLGRRLGAYYDPISLPVSNVNLVYLCDVMKSQREKAAKNFAKRIDHNAKLENSIFKVIEDPQVDAIINATPDHWHAPGTWMAVEAGKHVYVEKPCSHNPREGELLVEYQKKYNKVIQMGNQQRSSSPSQEIINAIHNGEIGNPYKATAFYSNSRGRVVNPTKAPVPEGLDWDLFQGPSPRKEYMHDTWDYNWHWYGWDFGTAETGNNATHELDIARWALQVEFPNRVMVDSGKYHWPDDGWTMYDTMDAVFKFEGNKTIQWDGKSRNSMKTYGGGRGTIIYGTEGSAFIDRSGYKQYDRDGKLVKENYGSGSEAGTALGGGGDVSTTHVYNFFQAIRGKEKQNSPIDEGAKSTLLCHLANIASRTGDVLECDTKDGHITNSRAAQKLWSRDYEKGYEPTI; encoded by the coding sequence ATGAAAACCAATAATAATAGAAGAACATTTATCAAAAAATCAGTCCTTGCCACTGCAGGCATTTCCAGCTTGGGGGCATTGGGCTTCAGCGCCAAAAGTTACGGCAACATCCTAGGAGCAAATGACCGGCTGAATATAGCCATTTGTGGTTTGGGAAGACGATTGGGGGCCTATTATGATCCCATTTCCTTGCCGGTCTCCAATGTAAACTTGGTTTACCTCTGTGATGTCATGAAGTCACAACGGGAAAAAGCGGCAAAAAACTTTGCCAAGCGAATCGACCACAACGCAAAATTGGAAAACAGTATTTTTAAAGTCATTGAAGACCCTCAAGTAGATGCGATCATCAATGCCACCCCGGACCACTGGCATGCACCGGGAACTTGGATGGCCGTGGAAGCAGGAAAGCATGTATATGTAGAAAAACCGTGTAGCCACAATCCCAGAGAAGGAGAACTGTTGGTGGAATACCAAAAGAAATACAATAAAGTGATCCAAATGGGAAACCAGCAGCGGTCTTCTTCACCTTCCCAAGAAATCATCAATGCCATTCATAATGGAGAAATTGGCAATCCATACAAAGCCACGGCATTTTACTCCAATTCCAGAGGACGTGTGGTAAACCCCACCAAAGCACCGGTACCAGAAGGTTTGGACTGGGATCTTTTCCAAGGGCCTTCTCCGCGCAAAGAATACATGCACGACACTTGGGACTATAATTGGCATTGGTATGGATGGGATTTTGGAACAGCAGAGACAGGTAACAATGCGACTCATGAGCTGGACATTGCCCGATGGGCACTGCAGGTAGAGTTTCCTAATCGCGTGATGGTAGATTCAGGAAAATACCATTGGCCTGATGATGGCTGGACCATGTACGATACCATGGATGCCGTATTTAAATTTGAAGGTAACAAGACCATTCAGTGGGATGGTAAGAGCCGAAACAGCATGAAAACTTATGGTGGCGGTAGAGGAACCATCATTTATGGTACCGAAGGATCAGCCTTCATTGATCGAAGCGGGTATAAACAATATGACAGGGATGGTAAATTAGTTAAAGAAAACTATGGATCAGGTTCTGAAGCCGGCACAGCCTTGGGCGGAGGAGGCGACGTGTCCACCACACACGTTTATAATTTCTTCCAAGCCATCAGAGGAAAGGAAAAACAAAATTCTCCTATTGATGAAGGAGCGAAAAGCACCTTGCTATGCCACTTGGCAAATATCGCTTCACGAACTGGAGATGTATTGGAGTGTGACACCAAAGATGGCCATATCACCAATAGCAGAGCTGCCCAAAAGCTTTGGTCCAGGGACTATGAAAAAGGATACGAACCTACTATCTAA
- a CDS encoding YbjQ family protein — protein sequence MITTTTPSVEGHEIKTYFGIVSGETIIGANVFRDFFASITDIVGGRSGTYEKVLKEAKSTSLMEMEMQAKAMGGNAVVGVDLDYETIRDGMLMVTASGTAVLVEPKQ from the coding sequence ATGATTACAACAACCACCCCTTCAGTGGAAGGACATGAAATCAAAACATATTTTGGAATTGTTTCTGGAGAAACGATCATAGGAGCGAATGTTTTCAGGGACTTTTTTGCCAGTATCACAGATATCGTCGGTGGCCGCTCAGGCACCTATGAAAAAGTACTGAAAGAAGCCAAGTCAACTTCTCTGATGGAAATGGAAATGCAAGCAAAAGCGATGGGAGGAAATGCTGTAGTCGGTGTGGACCTGGACTATGAAACCATCCGCGATGGCATGTTGATGGTTACAGCGAGTGGAACCGCCGTATTGGTAGAACCCAAGCAATGA
- a CDS encoding formylglycine-generating enzyme family protein, whose product MLLNKFVIPAIIAGSILIFDSGNTVYSDPFEQYKEEIPHTDLIFEMAPIPSGEFVMGSPSDEQGRNEDEGPQRRVTVDAFWMGTHEITWDIFELFLNKNYEASISKKELSPAVDGLTRPTTPYLDMTFGMGKENKPAIGMTQYGAIQFCKWLYTKTGKFYRLPTEAEWEYAARAGEGSAYFFGDDQTLLSEYAWYSENSEETTHKIGLKKPNPWGLYDIYGNVMEWTNDAYVPHYPEMEKVDDNPKASSEELYPRVIRGGSYISEPLDLRSSRRFASNPEWKQIDPQIPKSRWWFPEAPFLGIRVVRPLKQPSEEEIMAYYDQAPIDDY is encoded by the coding sequence ATGTTACTTAATAAGTTTGTCATTCCAGCTATTATAGCAGGTAGTATACTGATATTTGACTCAGGAAATACTGTTTATTCTGATCCTTTTGAACAGTACAAAGAAGAAATTCCTCATACTGATTTGATTTTTGAAATGGCCCCCATTCCTTCGGGGGAGTTTGTCATGGGAAGTCCTAGCGATGAGCAAGGAAGAAATGAAGATGAAGGCCCCCAACGCCGTGTAACCGTAGATGCATTTTGGATGGGCACCCATGAGATCACTTGGGATATTTTCGAATTGTTTCTAAATAAGAATTATGAGGCTTCCATCAGCAAAAAGGAGCTTTCCCCTGCGGTGGATGGATTGACCAGGCCCACCACGCCCTATTTGGACATGACTTTTGGGATGGGCAAAGAAAATAAACCGGCCATTGGCATGACGCAATATGGTGCGATTCAATTCTGTAAGTGGCTCTACACCAAGACGGGTAAATTTTACCGTTTGCCAACAGAGGCAGAATGGGAGTATGCGGCAAGAGCAGGTGAGGGCTCAGCGTATTTTTTTGGTGATGACCAAACGCTGTTATCAGAATATGCCTGGTACAGCGAAAACAGTGAGGAGACCACGCATAAAATAGGCCTTAAAAAGCCCAATCCATGGGGACTTTATGATATTTACGGAAATGTAATGGAATGGACCAATGATGCCTATGTTCCCCACTATCCGGAAATGGAAAAAGTGGATGATAACCCCAAGGCCTCTTCAGAAGAATTGTACCCAAGGGTGATCCGAGGGGGAAGTTATATAAGCGAGCCGCTTGATCTTCGCAGTAGCAGACGTTTTGCCTCCAACCCTGAATGGAAGCAGATCGACCCACAAATCCCGAAGAGCCGTTGGTGGTTTCCAGAGGCGCCATTCTTGGGGATCAGGGTGGTGCGACCACTCAAGCAACCTTCCGAAGAAGAAATCATGGCCTATTATGATCAGGCCCCAATTGATGACTATTAA
- a CDS encoding homocysteine S-methyltransferase family protein produces the protein MNTRTDILLQQVDKKILILDGAMGTMIQRYTLEEEDFRTPELANHPKALKGNNDLLSLSRPKIIRDIHDTYLEAGADIIETNTFSSTSIAQEDYDLSQLAYELNVESARIAREAALSYSEKTPDQPRFVAGAIGPTNRTASISPDVNDPGYRAINFDQLSEAYAEQVRGLLDGGVDILLVETIFDTLNAKAALFAIQEVFEEKGLPLSPEEGGIPIMISGTITDASGRTLSGQTTEAFLISVSHVPLMSIGLNCALGAKELRPYLKVLAENAPFYVSAYPNAGLPNEFGQYDQTAQEMADQVEEFLKDGLINILGGCCGTTPEHIRVIGDVSKKYKPRKLAYTLEEE, from the coding sequence ATGAATACACGAACCGACATATTACTTCAACAAGTAGACAAAAAGATCTTGATACTCGATGGTGCGATGGGTACCATGATTCAGCGTTATACGCTTGAAGAAGAGGATTTCAGGACACCTGAATTGGCCAATCACCCCAAGGCCCTAAAGGGCAACAATGATTTACTGTCACTTAGCAGACCGAAGATCATTCGGGACATCCACGATACATATTTGGAGGCTGGAGCAGATATCATAGAAACGAATACCTTTAGCAGTACTTCCATTGCACAGGAGGATTACGATCTTTCGCAATTGGCCTATGAGCTCAATGTGGAATCCGCAAGAATCGCCAGGGAAGCGGCCCTTTCATACAGTGAAAAAACTCCCGATCAGCCCCGCTTTGTGGCCGGTGCTATCGGGCCTACAAACAGGACGGCTTCGATTTCCCCAGATGTCAATGACCCTGGGTACCGTGCCATTAATTTTGATCAGCTCTCCGAGGCCTATGCCGAGCAGGTTAGGGGATTACTGGATGGGGGAGTTGATATTCTCTTGGTAGAAACGATATTTGATACCTTGAATGCCAAAGCGGCATTGTTTGCCATCCAAGAGGTTTTTGAGGAAAAAGGACTACCCCTTTCTCCAGAGGAAGGAGGGATCCCCATCATGATTTCAGGAACCATTACGGATGCTTCTGGCAGGACACTCAGTGGACAGACCACGGAGGCTTTCCTCATTTCAGTTTCTCATGTACCTTTGATGAGCATTGGGCTGAATTGTGCATTGGGGGCAAAAGAGTTAAGACCTTATCTGAAAGTGTTGGCAGAAAATGCACCGTTTTACGTCAGTGCCTATCCAAATGCCGGGCTGCCCAATGAGTTTGGCCAGTATGACCAAACCGCCCAAGAAATGGCCGATCAGGTGGAAGAATTTCTGAAAGATGGCTTGATCAATATCCTGGGTGGTTGCTGTGGGACCACTCCTGAGCATATTCGAGTGATAGGAGACGTCAGTAAAAAATACAAACCCAGAAAACTAGCGTATACATTAGAAGAAGAATAG
- the metF gene encoding methylenetetrahydrofolate reductase [NAD(P)H] encodes MKVTEHLNQAKKTLFSFEILPPLKGQSLNEMLDGISPLMDFNPPFIDVTYHREEYVYKKHANGLLEKVSTRKRPGTVGICAALMNRFKVDAVPHILCGGFDKEETENVLIDLNFIGVENVLALRGDAPKSEGRFIPEEGGHSYSNELVQQIVGMNQGKYLHEETESGFQTDFCVGVAGYPEKHFEAPSFKFDLKYLKAKVDAGAEYIVTQMFFDNQKYFEFVKQVREAGITVPIIPGLKPITTLRQITVLPSIFFLDLPDPLMDELEKCKDNAAVRQVGIEWAIQQSKELIDFGVPCLHYYTMSKASTVHKVASAVF; translated from the coding sequence ATGAAAGTAACAGAACACCTCAACCAAGCCAAAAAGACACTTTTTTCTTTTGAAATACTTCCCCCTCTGAAAGGCCAAAGCTTAAACGAAATGCTGGATGGCATTTCGCCCTTGATGGATTTTAATCCACCCTTTATAGACGTCACCTATCACCGGGAAGAGTATGTTTATAAAAAACATGCCAATGGCCTTTTGGAAAAAGTAAGTACCCGTAAAAGACCGGGAACTGTGGGAATATGTGCCGCTTTGATGAATCGGTTTAAGGTAGATGCCGTACCGCATATCCTTTGTGGTGGATTTGACAAGGAAGAAACCGAAAATGTTTTGATAGACCTGAATTTCATTGGGGTAGAAAATGTCTTGGCACTTCGAGGAGATGCACCAAAATCTGAAGGGAGGTTTATCCCAGAAGAAGGAGGACACAGCTATTCCAATGAACTGGTTCAGCAAATAGTGGGGATGAACCAAGGAAAATACCTCCATGAAGAAACGGAATCAGGCTTTCAAACGGACTTTTGTGTGGGGGTAGCCGGCTACCCAGAAAAGCATTTCGAAGCACCGAGTTTTAAGTTTGATCTAAAATATCTGAAGGCTAAGGTGGACGCTGGAGCAGAATACATCGTCACGCAGATGTTTTTTGACAATCAAAAGTATTTTGAATTTGTTAAGCAAGTGAGGGAGGCTGGCATCACCGTGCCGATCATACCAGGGCTTAAGCCGATTACGACATTGCGTCAGATCACTGTATTGCCAAGCATTTTCTTTTTGGATTTGCCGGATCCCTTGATGGATGAATTGGAAAAATGTAAAGATAATGCCGCCGTACGCCAAGTGGGGATTGAATGGGCGATCCAGCAAAGTAAAGAATTGATTGATTTTGGCGTTCCTTGCTTGCATTATTATACGATGAGCAAGGCCAGCACGGTACATAAAGTAGCGAGCGCTGTTTTTTAA